A section of the Candidatus Nomurabacteria bacterium genome encodes:
- the greA gene encoding transcription elongation factor GreA, with product MNTDYLTKGKHDELEKELAELKLGRRKEVAERLEFAKSLGDLSENAEYHAAREEQAEIEDRINQLELLLKTSEIVNVHHSSVVEIGSTLTVEKLTDNSRMKLTLVGSEETDVHAGKISSSSPLGRALIGKKRGETIVVDTPRGEVAYKIISLD from the coding sequence ATGAACACAGATTACCTAACAAAGGGGAAGCATGATGAATTAGAGAAAGAACTGGCCGAACTTAAACTGGGACGTCGTAAGGAAGTTGCCGAGCGTTTGGAATTTGCCAAGTCTCTGGGCGATCTATCGGAGAATGCCGAGTATCATGCCGCGCGTGAGGAACAAGCCGAAATTGAGGACAGAATTAATCAGCTAGAGCTGTTACTAAAGACATCGGAAATTGTAAACGTCCATCATAGTTCCGTAGTGGAGATCGGTTCAACACTGACGGTTGAAAAATTGACCGACAATTCAAGAATGAAATTAACTTTAGTTGGCTCAGAGGAAACAGATGTTCACGCCGGCAAGATATCTAGTAGTTCGCCACTCGGGAGAGCCCTTATCGGCAAGAAGCGTGGTGAGACGATTGTGGTAGATACGCCGCGAGGCGAAGTCGCTTATAAAATTATTAGTCTTGACTAG
- the mraZ gene encoding division/cell wall cluster transcriptional repressor MraZ, translated as MLIGEHQHTLDDKKRLAIPAKWRKEVGRRVVITPGLDNCLFVYTIKEWQRVSEKLASLSMLRADTRSFNRFMLAGASECEVDSIGRVLVPDHLKKFAGLGTRTIIAGVHSRLEIWDEERWQKYKAGVEKQADALAEKLSEIGVF; from the coding sequence ATGCTTATCGGCGAACACCAACACACCTTAGATGACAAAAAGCGCCTTGCCATACCAGCAAAATGGCGTAAGGAAGTGGGTCGGCGTGTGGTGATAACGCCCGGATTAGATAATTGTTTGTTCGTTTATACCATTAAGGAGTGGCAACGTGTTTCCGAAAAACTGGCCTCTCTCTCAATGTTACGAGCAGATACCCGAAGCTTCAATCGTTTCATGCTCGCTGGTGCTTCTGAGTGTGAAGTGGATAGTATCGGACGGGTACTGGTCCCGGATCATCTCAAGAAATTTGCTGGTCTCGGGACAAGGACGATTATTGCTGGCGTTCACAGTCGTCTAGAAATTTGGGACGAGGAACGTTGGCAGAAGTACAAAGCGGGTGTGGAAAAGCAGGCCGATGCTCTCGCCGAGAAGCTAAGTGAGATTGGGGTTTTCTAG
- a CDS encoding penicillin-binding protein 2, with protein sequence MSGINPTWRVRLLSLFVVCLTVLLVVRLFFLQIIQNSYYADKADRQYQRPQNSLPNRGTIFFKQQDGGLVSGATMRDGFLVAINPSKLKDAEVVYQKLTELFPIERESFFKKAGKTTDPYEEIATRLDESTAKKIQSLSWDGLGVYKTRWRFYPAGKTAAQVLGLVNYDGDGTYGLEKYYNAILSQKEEKTFVSFLAQVLSDFGGSVTGGDDKTEADLVLSLEPTVQNTLETELSGVREKWGAELAGGVVLDPATGAVIALGATPGFDPNAKQTTLEHLANPLVERTYELGSTFKPLTMAAALDAGVVTAKTVYDDKGTLELNGQTIGNYDRRARGVVPMQEVLNQSLNTGAVFAMQKLGRNRFRDYMINYGLTEKTGIDLPNEVIGLNNNLNSSRDIEYATVAFGQGITVTPIQMARALAVLGNGGKLVKPYIVSEVRHRNSKITTEIKPEITRQVIKPETSKEITRMLVEVVDSALVGGKYKMAQYRVAAKTGTAQQARVNGAGYDPDRFLHSFFGYFPASNPRFLVLFYLVNPRGARYASDTLTEPFMSLTKFLLNYYHVPPDR encoded by the coding sequence ATGTCGGGAATTAACCCGACATGGCGTGTTCGTCTCCTGTCTCTTTTTGTTGTTTGTCTTACGGTATTACTCGTTGTAAGACTTTTTTTTCTCCAAATAATTCAGAATAGCTACTATGCAGATAAGGCGGACCGCCAATATCAACGGCCACAGAACAGTCTACCCAACCGCGGGACTATTTTTTTTAAACAACAAGATGGTGGGCTGGTCTCTGGTGCGACGATGCGGGATGGTTTTCTCGTGGCAATCAACCCGAGCAAACTGAAAGATGCGGAGGTGGTTTATCAGAAACTTACAGAACTTTTTCCCATTGAACGGGAGTCCTTCTTCAAGAAAGCGGGGAAGACAACCGATCCTTATGAAGAAATTGCCACCCGTCTGGATGAAAGCACGGCCAAGAAAATCCAAAGTTTGAGTTGGGATGGTCTTGGTGTTTATAAAACACGTTGGCGTTTCTATCCTGCTGGAAAAACCGCAGCCCAAGTTCTAGGGTTAGTTAATTATGATGGTGATGGCACCTACGGTTTAGAGAAATACTATAATGCTATTCTTTCTCAAAAAGAAGAGAAAACCTTTGTCAGCTTTCTTGCTCAAGTTCTTTCCGATTTTGGAGGGTCAGTTACCGGTGGCGACGATAAGACTGAAGCTGATTTGGTTTTGTCGCTTGAGCCAACGGTTCAAAATACTTTGGAAACAGAGTTGAGCGGGGTGCGTGAGAAATGGGGGGCAGAATTGGCCGGGGGAGTTGTGCTTGATCCAGCCACCGGAGCAGTAATCGCTCTCGGAGCTACACCCGGGTTTGATCCAAACGCCAAACAAACCACTCTCGAACACCTCGCCAACCCCTTAGTTGAGCGGACTTACGAATTGGGTTCCACTTTTAAACCCCTGACCATGGCCGCAGCCCTTGACGCTGGTGTCGTAACAGCCAAAACGGTCTACGATGATAAGGGAACACTGGAATTAAACGGCCAAACTATTGGTAACTACGATCGTCGGGCTCGCGGTGTGGTGCCGATGCAGGAAGTCTTGAACCAGTCTCTCAATACCGGTGCCGTTTTCGCAATGCAGAAACTCGGGCGTAATCGTTTTCGTGATTATATGATTAATTATGGTTTAACAGAAAAAACGGGGATTGATTTACCCAATGAGGTGATCGGGTTAAATAATAACCTTAACAGTAGTCGCGATATCGAATATGCGACGGTTGCCTTCGGTCAGGGTATTACGGTGACACCAATTCAAATGGCTAGAGCCCTCGCTGTGCTTGGGAATGGTGGTAAATTAGTTAAACCTTATATCGTGAGTGAGGTTAGGCACCGCAACAGCAAGATTACCACAGAGATAAAACCCGAAATTACCCGTCAGGTGATTAAGCCAGAAACGAGTAAGGAGATTACTCGAATGTTAGTTGAGGTGGTTGATTCAGCTCTTGTTGGTGGAAAATACAAGATGGCCCAATATCGTGTGGCGGCAAAGACTGGCACGGCGCAGCAAGCAAGGGTCAACGGAGCAGGTTATGACCCAGATCGGTTTCTCCATTCTTTTTTTGGCTATTTTCCCGCAAGTAATCCACGTTTCCTTGTTTTGTTTTATCTCGTCAATCCGCGCGGTGCACGCTATGCCTCCGATACACTCACCGAACCATTTATGTCTCTAACAAAATTTTTGCTAAACTATTACCATGTTCCGCCTGATCGTTAA
- the lysS gene encoding lysine--tRNA ligase yields MASLEEIRVEREKKVVRLLEVGLDPYPIETVRDFTCGEVLDSFAKLSKRKKLMGVSGRVRAIRGQGAIMFMDLDDGTGRLQLVVRQDDLAEEQFQLMVDTLDIGDFVEAHGSLLVTKRGEKSLVVKSWRMLTKSLRPLPDKWHGLQDVEERFRRRYLDILMSPEVKERFLVRSKIVSEIRSFLDKEGFLEVETPVLQPIPGGASAAPFITHHEALDTDLFLRISEELYLKRLLVGGFPKVYSLSRNFRNEGIDTTHNPEFTMLEWYEAYSNATEQQKFVFNLLKVVVKKIFGGLKFKYAGDEIDLAKPVKVVSYYDLLKRHALITDPASATREELLLKASQLGVKFNPGDGREKIMDVIYKKVCRPKLIQPTFLVDFPVDYLPLAKKKSSDNQLVDAFQLVIGGVEIVKAFSELNDPVDQRARFEAQEMNRESGDNEAQRIDEDFLEALEYGMPPAGGVGIGIDRLTMLLTDTQNIKEVILFPTLKPRGIEPME; encoded by the coding sequence ATGGCCTCACTTGAAGAGATTCGCGTTGAACGAGAAAAGAAGGTCGTGCGTTTACTGGAGGTGGGTCTAGACCCTTATCCAATAGAGACGGTCCGTGATTTTACCTGTGGAGAGGTACTTGATAGTTTCGCAAAATTAAGTAAACGGAAGAAATTGATGGGTGTGTCGGGGAGAGTCCGAGCAATTCGTGGTCAGGGAGCAATTATGTTTATGGATCTGGACGATGGTACGGGGCGTCTACAACTAGTGGTAAGGCAGGATGATTTAGCCGAGGAGCAATTCCAGCTCATGGTAGACACGCTAGATATTGGTGATTTTGTGGAGGCGCACGGCTCTCTTTTGGTCACTAAGCGTGGTGAGAAAAGTCTCGTTGTGAAGAGTTGGCGGATGTTGACGAAGAGCCTCCGTCCGCTACCAGACAAGTGGCATGGTTTACAGGATGTTGAGGAGCGTTTTCGTCGCCGTTATCTGGATATCCTTATGTCGCCGGAAGTGAAGGAACGTTTTCTTGTCAGGTCTAAAATTGTTTCTGAAATCCGAAGCTTTTTGGATAAAGAGGGATTTTTAGAAGTTGAGACTCCAGTGTTACAGCCGATTCCTGGTGGTGCGAGCGCCGCACCCTTTATTACTCACCACGAGGCATTGGACACGGATTTGTTTCTACGCATATCAGAGGAACTTTATCTTAAGCGATTACTGGTTGGCGGTTTCCCGAAGGTCTACAGTCTATCGCGCAATTTTCGTAATGAGGGGATTGACACCACTCACAATCCCGAGTTCACGATGCTGGAGTGGTATGAGGCCTATAGTAACGCTACCGAGCAGCAGAAATTCGTTTTCAATTTATTGAAAGTTGTGGTGAAGAAAATTTTCGGTGGTCTAAAGTTTAAGTATGCGGGTGACGAGATCGATTTAGCCAAACCAGTTAAAGTTGTTAGTTATTACGATTTACTTAAGCGTCATGCGCTGATTACTGATCCCGCTAGTGCAACACGGGAAGAACTTCTGCTGAAGGCGAGTCAACTCGGTGTCAAGTTTAATCCAGGTGACGGTCGGGAAAAAATAATGGATGTAATTTATAAAAAAGTTTGTCGGCCGAAACTTATCCAGCCGACCTTTCTAGTTGATTTTCCAGTTGATTATTTACCTTTGGCTAAGAAGAAATCAAGTGATAATCAGTTGGTGGATGCCTTTCAACTGGTTATTGGTGGTGTGGAGATTGTGAAAGCTTTCTCGGAACTCAATGACCCAGTTGATCAGCGGGCACGCTTCGAAGCTCAAGAAATGAATCGCGAGTCCGGTGATAATGAAGCGCAGAGAATTGACGAGGATTTTCTAGAGGCACTTGAGTATGGCATGCCACCGGCTGGTGGCGTGGGTATCGGTATTGACCGGCTTACCATGCTTCTTACCGACACGCAGAACATTAAAGAGGTGATTCTTTTCCCAACTCTGAAACCAAGGGGCATTGAACCCATGGAGTGA
- a CDS encoding UDP-N-acetylmuramoyl-tripeptide--D-alanyl-D-alanine ligase, giving the protein MFRLIVKGFITSILRIEARLVLKKYRPKILAITGSVGKTGAKEVIATVLATKYRVRASQKSFNSEIGVPLTILNLPNAWWSLFGWMKNLVEGVGLILFRSPYPEWLVLETGVDRPGDMRRLVKWLKPDVVVVTSFPNVPVHVEFFQSSEEVIREKWRLPASVVSSGLVILNGDEEKIRDLLPTLKCHTLTYGLGEKAQVRGSQPYFVYGEGENGQPIGLGLRVDYQGNSVPFKLIGVLGEHQLYALLAATAVAVNEGINLIEASEAIEKLETPPGRMKLLPGVKNTLIIDDTYNSSPVALASALNTLSELRVTGRKIVVLGDMLELGVHTISAHREAGVQAARVAHVLMTVGLRMKFATEEASRKKMGKKVLHHFEDAREAGKFLQEFIQEGDVVLIKGSQSLRMERAVEEIMLHPEDKGKLLVRQEEEWLKK; this is encoded by the coding sequence ATGTTCCGCCTGATCGTTAAAGGTTTTATCACCAGCATTCTGCGGATAGAGGCGCGGCTGGTTTTGAAAAAGTATCGACCCAAAATTCTAGCAATTACGGGAAGTGTCGGTAAAACTGGCGCGAAGGAAGTAATCGCTACCGTCTTGGCGACAAAGTATCGAGTGCGCGCAAGCCAGAAGAGTTTCAATAGTGAGATTGGTGTGCCGCTCACGATTCTCAATTTACCCAATGCCTGGTGGAGTTTGTTTGGTTGGATGAAAAATTTGGTCGAAGGTGTTGGTCTGATCCTCTTTCGTTCACCCTATCCAGAATGGTTAGTCTTGGAGACGGGCGTTGATCGCCCAGGTGATATGCGTCGTTTGGTAAAATGGCTTAAACCAGATGTGGTTGTTGTTACGAGTTTTCCGAATGTCCCTGTGCACGTTGAATTTTTTCAGTCTTCAGAAGAAGTCATTCGAGAAAAATGGCGTTTACCGGCGAGCGTTGTTTCATCAGGGCTGGTGATTCTCAATGGTGACGAAGAAAAGATTAGAGATTTACTCCCAACACTCAAATGTCACACTTTGACTTATGGACTAGGAGAAAAAGCTCAAGTTCGCGGTTCACAGCCGTACTTTGTTTACGGTGAAGGAGAAAACGGGCAACCAATCGGACTTGGTTTGCGGGTTGATTATCAAGGCAATAGTGTACCGTTCAAGCTAATTGGGGTATTGGGGGAGCATCAACTGTACGCTCTTCTTGCCGCCACGGCCGTAGCGGTGAACGAGGGAATTAATTTGATCGAGGCAAGTGAGGCGATTGAGAAATTAGAAACGCCTCCCGGCCGAATGAAGCTATTACCTGGAGTTAAAAATACTTTAATTATTGACGACACCTATAACTCTTCACCAGTTGCTCTAGCTTCGGCTCTTAATACCTTGAGCGAACTTCGTGTGACGGGTCGGAAGATAGTCGTTTTGGGAGATATGCTGGAATTGGGTGTTCACACTATTAGCGCACATCGTGAAGCGGGTGTTCAGGCGGCACGGGTGGCCCATGTATTGATGACCGTCGGCTTGCGAATGAAGTTTGCCACGGAAGAAGCTTCCAGAAAGAAAATGGGGAAAAAGGTCTTACACCACTTCGAAGACGCTCGTGAGGCCGGCAAGTTCCTCCAAGAGTTTATCCAAGAAGGCGATGTCGTTCTGATAAAGGGTTCGCAATCACTTCGGATGGAGCGCGCGGTGGAAGAGATAATGCTTCACCCAGAAGATAAGGGTAAACTTCTCGTGAGACAGGAAGAAGAGTGGTTGAAAAAATAA
- a CDS encoding rod shape-determining protein yields MLKILERFYSLFSNDIGIDLGTANTLVYVRGQGIVINEPSVVAINDKTGRVVAIGNDAKQMTGRTPAHISVVRPLVDGVISNFEVAEEMLRYFLRQANALVPKKWLRPRVVIGVPSGITNVEIRAVRDAAKNAGAGRVYVVEEPMAAAIGIRLPIHDPVGNMVVDIGGGTTDIAVISLSGIVQSKNLRVAGDKLNADIVGYVRDEFKILLGEKTAEEVKMAIGSVIKKRESQDATIRGRDLVTGLPKEVVITDTDIREAISASVELLVDGIKEVLEATPPEVISDVMHKGIIVTGGGSLIGGIRDLLSEELKIPIHLTDDPLSSVVRGTGVILEDLTLFQDILLNDDDHLPPK; encoded by the coding sequence ATGCTCAAGATTCTCGAACGCTTTTACAGTTTGTTTTCCAACGATATTGGCATTGATCTTGGAACGGCCAATACGCTTGTTTACGTTAGAGGGCAGGGGATTGTAATTAATGAGCCTTCCGTTGTTGCGATCAATGATAAGACGGGGCGTGTTGTGGCGATTGGTAATGATGCCAAGCAGATGACTGGTCGCACGCCGGCACATATCAGCGTTGTTCGACCGTTGGTTGATGGCGTGATTTCCAATTTTGAGGTGGCCGAAGAGATGCTCCGTTATTTTTTACGCCAGGCAAACGCACTTGTTCCTAAGAAGTGGCTTCGTCCACGCGTAGTGATTGGTGTTCCTTCCGGCATTACAAACGTAGAAATTCGTGCCGTGCGCGATGCCGCTAAGAATGCTGGGGCGGGTCGGGTTTATGTGGTGGAAGAACCGATGGCCGCCGCAATTGGAATTCGCTTACCAATTCATGATCCCGTCGGCAACATGGTGGTGGATATTGGTGGTGGGACGACTGATATCGCCGTCATTTCTCTTAGTGGTATCGTCCAGTCGAAAAACCTAAGGGTGGCTGGAGATAAACTAAATGCTGATATTGTGGGTTATGTTCGTGACGAATTTAAGATTCTGTTAGGTGAAAAAACGGCAGAGGAAGTGAAAATGGCGATTGGTTCGGTGATAAAAAAACGGGAATCACAGGACGCCACAATTCGTGGTCGCGACCTGGTAACCGGCTTGCCAAAGGAGGTGGTTATTACAGACACCGATATTCGAGAAGCGATTAGTGCCTCAGTAGAACTACTTGTCGACGGGATTAAAGAAGTGCTAGAGGCCACACCGCCCGAAGTGATTTCCGACGTGATGCACAAGGGGATTATCGTGACTGGCGGTGGGTCTTTGATTGGTGGCATACGTGATCTGTTATCCGAGGAATTAAAGATCCCTATTCATCTTACTGATGACCCGCTCTCATCGGTGGTACGTGGTACCGGTGTTATTTTAGAGGATTTAACATTGTTTCAGGATATTTTGTTGAACGATGATGATCATTTACCACCAAAATAG
- the rsmH gene encoding 16S rRNA (cytosine(1402)-N(4))-methyltransferase RsmH → MVHEPVLLKEVMTGLDVHPGEILLDLTVNRGGHSRELCRQLASHGHLIGIDADAGALKEATDNLKICPCPVTLLEGNFRDLTQIIDGIGIGKVDAILADLGLSSQQLDESDRGFSFQRDEPLNMNLSHNTAPGSLTAYQIVNFWQETSLADVIFGYGEERFARRIAKAIVSEREVAPISTTQELVAVIKSAIPLRYQNGRRHPATKTFQALRITVNDELGSLSAALESAWSRLNRNGRFAIITFHSLEARLVKNFFRERVKERNAELLTKHAVRPTREEVLKNPRSRSAQLRIIKKL, encoded by the coding sequence ATGGTACACGAACCAGTTCTTTTAAAAGAGGTGATGACGGGATTAGACGTTCATCCGGGGGAAATTTTACTGGATTTAACCGTTAATCGTGGTGGACACAGTCGTGAGCTGTGTCGGCAATTGGCGAGTCACGGACATTTGATCGGAATTGATGCTGATGCCGGTGCGCTTAAGGAAGCGACAGATAATTTGAAGATCTGCCCTTGCCCGGTGACATTGCTGGAGGGTAATTTCCGTGATTTGACGCAAATCATCGATGGAATTGGCATTGGTAAGGTGGATGCAATCCTTGCTGACCTCGGGCTTTCGAGTCAGCAGCTTGATGAGTCTGATCGTGGTTTTTCCTTCCAGCGTGATGAGCCACTCAATATGAATTTGAGCCACAATACCGCTCCGGGGTCTTTGACCGCGTATCAGATCGTTAATTTCTGGCAAGAGACTAGTTTGGCTGATGTTATTTTCGGTTATGGCGAAGAGCGTTTTGCTCGCCGGATTGCCAAAGCGATTGTGTCAGAGAGAGAGGTGGCGCCAATATCGACAACTCAAGAACTAGTTGCGGTGATTAAGTCTGCCATACCTCTTCGCTACCAGAATGGACGTCGTCACCCAGCGACTAAAACTTTCCAGGCTTTGCGTATCACGGTAAATGACGAGCTCGGTAGCTTGAGTGCCGCCCTTGAATCAGCCTGGTCTCGTCTCAACCGGAATGGCCGTTTTGCCATCATCACCTTTCACAGTTTAGAGGCAAGATTGGTGAAGAATTTTTTTCGAGAAAGGGTTAAAGAGAGAAATGCTGAACTTTTGACCAAACACGCTGTTCGCCCTACTCGTGAAGAAGTTCTCAAGAATCCGCGCTCTCGTAGTGCTCAACTAAGAATCATTAAAAAACTTTAA
- the obgE gene encoding GTPase ObgE: MLVDDITIRVAGGHGGRGAVSFERNKMALGPTGASGGLGGSVFAEGVSDIGALAQFRFEKERKAEDGGMGQKQYRDGATGKDIILKLPVGTVIHNLTTGFDQEVLKIGEKILVAKGGLGGKGNFLFRSSTNTSPRQFQPGLPGEEFEVRLELKLIADVGLVGLPNAGKSSLLNELTNAKSKVANYQFTTLEPHLGAYYGLILADLPGLIEGAAEGRGLGTKFLRHIERTKTIFHLISAESDDPVRDYKIIRQELGDYNSELLEKTETVFLTKSDTVSEKELKGKIQALAKKKIKATPISVLDDNSLEKVKKVLEKLVKEKGN, encoded by the coding sequence ATGCTTGTTGATGACATCACAATCAGGGTGGCGGGTGGACATGGCGGCCGAGGGGCTGTTTCTTTCGAGCGCAACAAGATGGCGCTTGGTCCGACTGGCGCTTCCGGTGGTTTGGGTGGGAGCGTCTTCGCTGAAGGAGTAAGTGATATCGGCGCTTTAGCCCAGTTTCGTTTTGAGAAAGAACGGAAAGCGGAAGATGGGGGGATGGGTCAGAAGCAGTATCGCGATGGTGCAACCGGTAAGGATATTATTCTTAAACTACCGGTTGGCACCGTAATCCATAATCTTACTACGGGATTCGATCAGGAGGTTTTGAAAATTGGTGAGAAGATTCTGGTCGCCAAGGGGGGTCTGGGTGGCAAGGGTAATTTCTTGTTTCGTTCTTCTACCAATACTTCACCACGACAGTTTCAGCCCGGGTTGCCCGGTGAGGAATTTGAGGTCAGGCTGGAGCTTAAGCTGATTGCGGATGTTGGACTAGTTGGACTGCCCAATGCTGGCAAATCGAGTCTACTTAATGAATTGACGAATGCCAAGAGTAAGGTGGCGAATTACCAATTCACCACGCTTGAGCCGCATCTTGGTGCTTATTACGGACTAATTCTGGCCGATTTGCCTGGTTTAATTGAAGGTGCGGCGGAGGGTAGGGGTTTGGGGACAAAATTTTTGCGCCATATTGAAAGAACGAAAACCATTTTCCATCTCATCTCGGCTGAATCGGACGACCCCGTACGCGATTACAAAATTATTAGACAAGAGTTGGGGGATTACAATTCGGAGTTATTAGAAAAGACAGAGACAGTTTTTCTGACAAAGTCGGACACTGTTTCTGAAAAAGAGCTTAAAGGGAAGATACAGGCTCTGGCGAAAAAGAAAATTAAAGCCACGCCAATCTCGGTGCTTGATGACAATAGTTTGGAGAAAGTTAAAAAGGTTTTAGAAAAACTAGTGAAAGAAAAAGGGAATTGA